The genomic window AAGAAGAGCTGGCCACGCTGCTGCCCGAACTGGTGCTCTGGCTCCGTTCACGAGGGTTTACCCCTGTGCTTGACCCCGTAAGCGGAAACTATGCCCTGGAAAAGAACACCGTACCGCGGGCCGAGCTACCACGGGAGTCTCCCGAGCTGGTGATTGTACTGGGTGGCGACGGTACCCTGCTGGCCGCGGCCCGTGTCTTTGCCAAGACCAGCGTTCCCATTCTGAGCGTCAATCTGGGCTCGCTCGGCTTCCTGACCGAGGTCCGTCTCAGCGAGCTTTATTCCACCCTTCAGGGCTGGTGCGAAAACTGCTGCGCCATTGACACTCGGGTGCTCTTGCACAGTGAACTCTGGCGCGAAGGGCAGAAGCTGGCCGAACATGAAGCGCTAAACGACGTCGTTGTGGCCAAGGGCGCCATTGCACGCATGGTGAATTTCACCATCCGGCTGGACGGTCAACTGGTTGCGGCCTTCCGCGCCGATGGTGTCATTGTCTCCACTCCCACCGGCTCCACGGCATACTCCCTTGCTGCTAATGGACCGATTGTTGTGCCCAATGTAGACGCTCTCGTGGTCACCCCCGTCTGTCCGCATCTGCTCACCTTGCGTCCTCTTGTCGTTCGCGGAGACACCAATCTCAGTGTCTGTGTAGAAGGTGTTCCCGATCAGACCTATCTCACGGTCGATGGGCAGGAAGCCGTGCCCCTGCGTCTGGGGGATGAATTGCGCTGTCGTCGTTCTGAACACCATGTGCGCTTAGTGCGCATGGGATCTACGGGTTTCTTTGATGTCCTGCGCTCCAAGCTGAAATGGGGCGAGCGGTAGAGGGAAACCACCCAAGAATGTCTTCTGCGAGGTTGTACGCTGAAAAGGTGAAAACTCTACGCTTGACAGTTCCCCCCTCTGGCCTGGATTCCGGTCCGGCACTGGAGGCCGTTCAACGTGCTGCGGCCATCCTGCGCGCGGGCGGTACCGTTGCATTTCCTACGGAAACCGTCTATGGCCTGGGCGCCAATGCACTCGATGACCAGGCTGTGGCAAAAATTTTCGCCGCCAAGCAGCGGCCTTCCTGGGACCCGCTGATTGTGCATGTTTCTGATACAGAGATGCTGCAGCGTGTCGCCGCCGAGGTCCCACCCGCGGCCCAACGGTTGGCGGAACGCTTCTGGCCGGGTCCATTGACGCTGCTGCTCAGAAAAAAGGATCTGGTGCCGGATGCTGTCACCGCAGGCCGCCCAAAAGTCGGTGTGCGAATGCCTCAACACCCGGTAGCGCGCGCCCTGGTTCGCGCCGCGGCAGTGCCCATTGCGGCACCCAGCGCCAATCGCTTCGGACGCACCAGTCCGACCTGTGCAGCGCATGTGCTGGAAGACCTGGATGGGCGCATCGACGCCATCCTCGATGCAGGGGAAACCTGGCATGGCCTGGAATCTACCGTGCTCGATGCCTGCGAAACTCCCTGTGTACTTTACCGTCCCGGAATCATTTCCCTGGACCAGATCCGCGCCGCCGGCGTTGAGGCCATCGCTTTCCAAGAGCCGGCAAAACTTCATGAGGTGCCGCCGGAATCCCTTCCTTCCCCGGGTGTCGGACTGCGTCACTACGCTCCCAGAGCCACCTTGGTCCTGATCGAGGGGCAAGGAGAAACGCAGGCCCTGGCCTTGGAGCAGGCCCTGAGACAGGCAACAGCAGAGGGCCGCAAGGCCGGACTGATGCTACCCGACGACTTTGCGCCGCACATGGCCACTCTGGAAGCAGTGGTTTTCGCCTGGGGCTGCTGGCAGCGGCCAGAAGAACTGGCACGCCGTCTCTTCGCCGGGCTGCGCTTTCTCGACCATGCAGGGGCTGAAGTCATTCTCTGCCCCGTTCCTGCGGCAGAAGGAATCGGCATCGCCATACGGGACCGGCTGCGCAAAGCCGCATCGGGCAAATAAACTGAATACGATGAGTGAGCAAGCCATGAGCGATGCACTGATGGAATGTGTGCCGAATTTCTCGGAAGGACGCGACCTGCGCAAGGTCACTTCCATCATTTCATCCATGCATATCGAGGGGGTCCAGCTGCTGGACTGGTCCATGGATGAAGACCATAACCGCTCTGTGGTTACCATTGCCGGACCTCCCGCCGCTGTGATCGAGGCCGCCGTTCGCGCCGCCGGGCGTGCGGCTGAGCTGATTGATCTGACGGCGCAGGCAGGCGTGCATCCTCGCATGGGCGCCGCCGACGTTATTCCCTTTGTGCCCATCCGCAATCTTTCCCTCGAACAGTGCGCCCTGCTGGCCCGCCAGGCAGGTGCGGAGATCTGGAAACGGCACCATGTGCCGGTCTATTTTTACGAGGCAGCAGCCGCAAGGCCAGACCGCGCCCTTCTGGAAGATGTGCGCCGCGGGCAATTTGAGGGGCTGCGCGAAGCAGTGCGGAAAGACGTTTCCCGCCGCCCCGATGTCGGCGGCCCCGACCTCCATCCCACCGCCGGGGCATCCGCTGTAGGTGCCCGCCGCTATTTGATTGCCTACAACATCTATCTGGACACTGACCACGTAGCCACCGCCCGGGCCATTGCCAAAGAGGTCCGCGCCTCAAGCGGGGGCCTGTCCGGAGTCAAGGCCATGGGGGTCCTGGCCCATGGTCTGGCACAAATCTCCATGAATATCACAGACTTCCGGCAGACCTCCGTGGCCGATGCCTATGCCGCAGTCAAGCGACTGGCAGCCAGATATCGCACCCGCCCCGTGCGTGGCGAGCTGATCGGGCTTCTTCCCGAGGGGGCTTTTGAGCCAGAAAGCGAGTGGGTGCGTCAATTAGATGGGTTTCATCCTGAAGAGAAGATCCTGGAACGTCGCTTGCAGAACCCCTTGCAGTGGCCTTCGCAGGTCTAAAATAAAAGTTAGAGTTGGGCAATTGCTCTTCGGAAAGAACGGAGCAACTGTTCGCGGAGGTAGAGATTTGAAGCGTTTGTTCAGGGCAGTGCTGGTGGCCGCTCTTGGGACCATGTCCGGACTGCCGGTCCTGGCCGCACAACTGGGCGAAGATGCCCGCGCCGCCATCCCCAAAGACGTCCAGCAACTGATCGTCGTAGATTATCGCGCCATGCAGAATTCCGATGCGGCGATGAACCTCAAAGCGCGCATCCTTCCCCCCGAATTAAAAGACCTGGAACGTGCGCTCAATCAGTCAGGACTGAATGACAATCACGACATTGATGAGCTTGCCTTCGCGGCCTTCCGCACCAGCCCCAGCGTCGATTACACACGCATCATCGGTGTCGCCCAGGGACAGTTTTCCTTGCCAGACATCCTTGCCAGCTTTCGCAAGAAGAAGGTCAAACCGACCCGGGTTCGCGACAATTCTCTTTACCCCATGGGTGGCAGCGGTATGCTGGTTTGCTTCCTGAACCCGACAACCATGGTTTTTGGCTCCAGTGATTCCATCAAGTATGCCCTTGACGCCCGCGATGGGCTCTCTCCCAGCCTGCTCTCCAATGACGCAATGATGCAGCAGATGTCTGCCGTAGACAGCGAGCCAATCTGGAGCATTCTGGACCAAAAAGGTACCCAGATGATGATGCGTGGCGTCCTTGGAGATGCCTCCCAGCTGGCTGACTACGACACGGTCAAGAAGCGCCTCCTCGGTTCGCGGTACACCATGAACTTTAATAACGGCGTAAAGTTTGGCCTCGATGTCATCACACCAGACACCATTACGGCTGCAACACTCTCTTCCCTGCTCAACGCTGCCGCTTTGTATAAAAAAATGTCTGGGACCGCCGTGGAAAAGGCCGCCATCGATAGTACGAAGATTGATTCCAACTCCGGCGTCCTGCAGGTACGCTTTGCCACTTCAGACAGCCAGTTCGAATCGCTGCTGCAATCGCCACTCTTCCAGTCCGTAGTCCATTAGGGCGTAGAAAAACACAGGCCGGGGCAGTTTAAGGCATGCCCCGGTCCCGCTCTTTCTGATTGCTTTCCCTCGAAGGAAAAATCCCAAGATCGTAAAAAAAATCGTCAAAATCTTGATATCGGTGCCGGGAATTTCACCCTTTTTTGAAAGAATAGAAAGTGGGGTTTAGAAAAGTTTCCCTGGTGGGTCCCCTGCCCTCATTTTCCCATAAGTGGCTTTAGTTTCAAGAATTTACCAAGGTCTACTCTTTCAAATCACCGATTTTCAAGAATTTGCGTTACCGCACAAGACGGAACTATGTTTCTTTTCAAGAATTTACGATTTTTTACTGTCTCGTCCTGACTTCCACTTCCAAGCAACAAAGGCCAAATAGCCAAGCTGGATGAGCCAGGTGAATGCGTAAGCCAGGACCAGATGGCGATGAAACATAGGATTCACGAAACCACCTCCAGGGCGTGCAGTGCTTCTTGTTCTTCCTTGAGTTGGTCTCGATAAGCCACCGCATAACGAAAAGCAACCAGCAGCATTCCCCAGGCAAGCCATGCAGCCAGGTTCCACCAAACAGCAGGCATCATACTGGGGTCAATGCCCGAGTTGGGACCTCCGCCAAAAACCGGGGCCGGGTGCTGGGTCCTCCACCACCGTGTGGACATATAGACGATAGGAACGTCCACATATCCGAAGATGGCCATGATGGCTGCCAGCGTGCGCATCTGCGGGCCAGCAGCGAACCGACGCAACAGAAGGTAGGAAACGTAGATGAGATAAAGCACGAGGGTAGAGGTCAGGCGCTCGTCCCATGTCCACCAGATGCCCCAGACAGGACGTGCCCACAGAGGACCGGTAATCAGCACGACAGAGCAAAAGACCACGCCCACTTCAGCATTGGCGAGCGCAAAAGCATCGGCCTTGAGAGCGCGAGCAGGATGGTTGTTGCGCGAAGCCAAATAGACAATCGATGCGATGAAGCTCATGAAGAAAAACAAAAACGTCATCATCGCAGAGGGAAAGTGATAAAAGAAAATGCGAAAGATGTCGCCCTGGTCCTTGTCAGCAGGAACGACAAACATGGCAACGCGAAAGGCCTGAGCAAGCATGCCCAGCGTGACCACTGCCCAAAGCCATCGAAGCAGCTTCATTTCGGATCCTTGGTTTCAGTCTACCGCCATCAAGGCGCCCTGCGCGCTTCGGCTTCAGCCAGCCATCCGCGGCGCAGTTTTTCTGCTGGAATACTGGACATATACGGCTTGATATCCAGAATCGGTGTACCATCCAGCATATCGATGCCGCGCACGATCAGGTCTGCATTCTCCCGGCGCAGCAGCTCCACGACAGTAAGGCCAATCGGATTCGGACGGCGCGGCGAGCGCGTAGCGAAAACGCCATGCGGGCGCTCCTCAAAGGGCGAGGAGCCCAACAGGTCATAATCGTGGGAACGATCGAACTCCCAAATAACAAACAAGTGAGAGAAGCCCTCGATGTCAGTCAAGCCCAGCTCAAAATCGCGGAGGATCCTGAGCACCCCTTCGGCATCGTGCCGAGTGTTGAGTCCTTTGGGAATCTCTGAGGTATTTTTATAGGGACTGCTCACATACCCTATGGGTCTGGGAGTAAACATCGCGTCAAGACTCCTTACTCGGCCCCTTCCCCAGGTCTTGTGGGTTCAATCTGCAGTGCGTTATTGAACCGATTGAAATAATTGAAAAGGCCGATTGCACACATGAGCTCAACGATTTCGCCTTCGTCAAAGTGTGAGCGCAGATCATCGAAAAGCTCGTCGGAGAGATGATTGGAATCCAGTGTCATCTGCTCGGCCAGGCGTAAGGCTGCCTTTTCTGCCGAGGTAAAATCGCTGCGGTCTTCAAATTCTGCAAGGTGGTCTAACTGCTCTCGGGACCATCCCAGTTTTTGCGCAATCTGTGTATGTGAGCCGAGACAATATTCGCATTCGTTCAACTGCGATGTCCGTACGATGACCAGTTCCTTAAGTTTGAGCGGTACAGTCCCCGTTTGCAGAACGGCCTCAAAGTGGGCAATCATCGTCTCAAAAATTTGCGGACGGTGCGCCATGGTTCGGAACATATTCGGTACATTGCCGCGGGTGCGCATGTAGCGGTCATAGATGACGGCAACAGAATCCGGGACCTCTTTGCGGCTTTTGCGTGAGATACGTGGCGCGGTCTTCAACATGGATAGGAGTTCTCCTGAACAGATAAGACTAACGAATTGTAGTGAGACATGTCATATGCCGAACCAGAACGTCGACTTCGGTGACGCGGAAAGAATTTTGACGCGCACGGATTGATTTGATATAAAAACTTCAGGCAGGAACACCTGCCTCTCCGCAGACACTCCTCAGTAGCTCAATGGCAGAGCATTCGGCTGTTAACCGAAGGGTTGTAGGTTCGAGTCCTACCTGAGGAGCCAATTAAATCAAGCACTTACAAGCACCCTTCCTTCAGAGCTTGGTCCAAGTTGGGACAGTTGCTCAGCACCCCTTGAACTGCCGTCCCTCCGCGAAGATCCTTCTGTCCCTTCTTTCATTTCATTACCATTCGGCAAAAGCGCCGGTTTCCACGCCGACAGGATCTCCTTGGTCCGCGCGTTCATCGCGTCCAAAACGCTGGCCTCGATGGACTGCATGTACACATCGCCGGTCGTTTTGATGCTCGCGTGGCGTAAGGCCCCTTGAGCGTCTTTGAGCGTGCCGTAGTGCTGCAGATCCGTTCCCATCGTCCGCCGCATCACCTGGAAGGTGACGAGGTGATCCGGGATGCCCAGCCTGCGTGCGATCGGGCGAATCCGGCAGCGCAGGAAGTTCTTGCCCAGGTGCGGCACCGTCTGGCCCTTCCGTCTTCCGCGCCCGAAGGTCGAAAACATCAACGCCTCCGGCGAGGGATCAGGACATGCCCGCCGCCACGCCTCGATGACCGGACGCACCGCCTCCGGCACGCCGATGGGAGCCTGGCTGGCGCGCGTCTTGAAGCGGCCAGGATAAAACTCCCCCTCGAAGACGGTTCCGTACGGAACCAGCGTCGTTCCCGTCCAGGACTTCCACTGCAAGCCCAGCACCTCGCTCGAACGAGGACCGCAGAAGATGCCGATGCACATCAGACACAGATCGTGCAGGTCTTGAATGCTGGCGACGAGCGCGAGAATCTGCTCCTGCGTCATCAGCGGCTTTTCGACCGGCTTGGTCTGCGGCATCGTCACGTCTTCTCCAATATCCTCGGCCAGGAACTTCTGCTTCTTGGCCATATGCAAAATCGAGCGCATGTTGGTGTAGCAGTGGTGAACGACCGAATGCGAGAACTTCGCAGCCAGGTTGTTCAGCCAGACCTGAATCTCGAAGGTCCCCATCTTTTCCAGCGGTACCCGGCCAAATTGCCCGATGAGATAATGATGAATCTCATAGGTATTGATCTTCCGGTACGCAGGACTCCATGAGCCTTGCCGCATCGGAAGATACCGTTCCTCGACAAACCAGCGGAAGGTAACGGACTCGGTTGCGACGGCGCTGGAGTCTTTTGCTGGAACTCCGGTCTCCTTGAGAATGAGCGCGTGCAACATCTGCTCGGCTTTCCACTTCGGCGTGTTGGCCTTCGGGCAGAGCGGAACGTTGCGCCGCTTGCCGACCTCCTTTCCCTCTTCATTGCGCAGATACGTGGTGTACCTGCCGTACCACATCTTCACCTTCCGCCCTCGCAGGTAGACGGTGCCTTTCTGATACTTCATTGCCATGGCTGTTCTCCTTGTAGCCTGGCGTCGAACCCTGATCGTGGAGAACAATTCCTTCATACACCATGCGGGTTCCCGCGGGAAGCGGCTATGTGCCAAGTTCCTGCATGAAGAGATCGACATCGGCGCGGCGGTAGCGCATCATCATGCCGAGTTTCACACCACGGATCTTTGGCGAGCGGCGCGTGGTATGGTCCCGCACCCAGCGCTCAGAGACGCCGAGCCTTTCAGCGACCTGCCGCGCATTCAGTAGCCGATCTTCGTCACGCTCGGAAAGGTCGCGCGCTGGAATCGCCTCATCCTTGAGCGTCGTTTGCTGAACGGAAGAAACGTCCCCAGTGGAGAACTCCATCAGATTGGGCGGCAGGGGAAATCTGCAAGGTGGGAGTTTTTCCTGCTGCTCGCAGTGCGAACGGTTGCCGGTAGTGGCTATGGTCATGGCGCACCTCAGGGGGAATTGTGTGCATCTTGCTCATGCAGGACACCGGCAGCGGGGGCTGACCTTTGCCGCCGACGGCCAGCGTTTTCCCCAGCCTGCGGCGAAGACGCCATTCTGTCCAATACGTTTTATTGATCGGGTGATCGCTGGCAGTTATCACCTCAGTTGGAGTCAACCGCTAAATCCGATACGAACATTACGCAAGTAACCCACAAAACGTACACCTGTGGAAAAACAGTGTTTTAATAAGTAACCAAGGAATTTTGCCGTACCTCAAGAATTCGAAAGCCCCAGAGTAGTTCATGCGTTTTTTGTTTCTGGCTCTCTCACTCTAATCCCCGGGAGTGGGCACAATGAACGACTGGGTTGAATTCAGACATTTCAAGTATCTGCTGGCGATTGTGGAGCACAAGGGCTTTCGCGCAGCCGCTGAATCCCTGCACACAGCTCAGCCAAACCTCAGCGCTCAGGCCAGGCACTTTCAGGAAATCGCTGGCGTGCATCTGTTTCGGCGATCCAGTGACGGCCGCATTCAGATCACAGATACAGGCGTCGCTTTTGAAGCAATCGCGCGCAATGTGCTGCAAGCGCGCGATGAAGCTCTTGCCGCGCTTGTCGCCATCGAGAGAGGTGAGATTCACTCACTTCGCCTCGGCTGTGGTCTTTGCGTAAGCCCGGAGCTATTTCATCTGGCCTGCGAGGCACACAAGAAACTGATTCCTGGTTGCCAAATTTGGCCGGTACACAACGATTCCGTGCGCCTTGTGCAGGAAGTCATTTCCGGCGACATCGATGCCGCGCTTGTCACCTTGCCCGTGAGCGATGACCGTCTTCAGATCGAGGAGATCTGGCGCAACCGGTTAATGGTCTGCCTCCGCGCCAACCACCCGCTCGCTGCGCTTCCGGCATTGCAGCCGGAGCATTTGCAGGAGAATCTTTCTGTGCTGATCGATCCGCAACGGCATCCTGACGCCCATGCGGTGCTGCTGAAATTCCTGGAAGCGGCCGGTGTACACTTGCGCGAATATTCGCGAGTCTCCCACCCGCATGAACTGCAAGAACTGGTCAAAGAGGGGTATGGCTTCGCCCTTGTCTGCGAAGGCACTGTGCACGATGCGGAACTGACGACACGGCCGGTCGCCGGAATGGACTGGGCACTGCGAACCGCATTCGCCTACAACAAGCAGAGCCATCCCAAGACGATTCCCGTGCTCCTGCGGTGCCTGAAGAAGCAACTAGGAGTCTTTCGAGCATAGATTATGACGGAGCCTATCGCGTGGGCGACGGATGAGCAGCAGCTTCGGTCATTGTGCACCGGTCGATTGCTCAAAACCGTATCCGCGCGGCGATCTGCATCAGCCGCGGCGGCATGGCGCTGACTGCCTGCCCAAAGGTTCCGCTCGAGATGTTACCCTCAACCGAAGCCGGCCCGAAAAACTGCGCGTGGTTGAGGACGTTAAACGCCTCGGCGCGCAACTCAAGGCTGCGATCATCGCCCAGAAAAAACCTGCGCGCCAGCGTCGCGTCGAGATCTTCCATGCCTGGACCGGAGAAAAAACGCCGCCGCGCATTGCCCATCGTGCCCAGCGCGGGCAGGCCGAACTGACTGGCGTCGAAGACGGGAACTCCGCCACGAGGATTGGTGTGGATGTGAAGGGATTGGCCGCTCCAGTTCGGCGTATCGACGCCGTTGTCGTTGATGCCGTTGGGAATCGTGCCCAGCAGAGAGGTGTCGTTGTTGTTGAGCAGCGTAATCGGCAGGCCGGTGGTCAAGCGTGCGATGCCGGCAAACTCCACTCCATGCAGCGGATTCTTCGCCGAGCGCACGGGAAAAAGGTAGTCAAACGAGGCCACGAAGTTATGCCGCATGTCAAAGGCAGAGAGTCCGCGGCTCAGCGAGGGATTGACCGGGTTGACCGGTTCAGGCAACCCCGCCGATTGATCGATCGACTTTGCGTAGGTGTAGCTGGCCAGCAGATCGAAGCCATGCGTGCGATGGTTGAGCGTGGCGTCGAGGGCGTTATAACTGGAGTTGGCGATGGTCCGCTGCAACTCGACGCTGCCAAAGCTGGGACCGAAGACGGTGCGGGCCAACTGCTCATTGAACGGCCCGCAGGCGGAACCGAGGCTGAGGCAGAGGGCTGGATTGGCGGGATTGGCCTCCTCAAGCACGAGCAGATGATGCGCCGATGCGCCGGTGTAGCTAAGGGTGACAAGCGTAGCCGCACCCAGTTGCCGCTCGAAGCTGGTCATCCAGTGCTGCGCGTAAGGCGTCACGTCGTTCGGCGCAACGGCAGGAATGCCGACCAGCGGTTCGAACTGGCTCCAATCGACGCTCGCATTCGGATGAGCGCGGCTGGCTCCGAAGGGCACGCGCTGCAAAGGGAAGGGCTGGACAACGCTTGCGTTCGTCGCCGCCACGGTGAAAGGCTCGGCAAACAGCGGCGGTGCGGCTGAGGTATACGTGTAGCCATACGGCGGATTGGCGCTCATGATGCCCGCCGAGAGCCCTTCGTAAGCGGTGTAATAAAGTCCGTAGCCAAGGCGAAGGCTGGTGCTGCCTGCGTTGCCAAGAAGTTTGTCCAGAAGGTTGCTGCCCGCAGCGCCGGCGGGAGAATACGCAATGCCGATGCGCGGCGAGAAGTTGTCGCGTGGCGGCGCCAGCGAGCGGGGAATGCCCGGATCGCCCGGAAAGACCAGACCCCGTGGCGCTCCGGGAAAGACCTGCGACTGCTCACCAGCCACCAGCGTTTGCAGTTGGTTGTACTTCTCAAGCCAGGGCCGGATGCGATCCCAGCGCACTCCGTAGTTAACGATCAGATGGTCGGTTGCTCGCCAGCTATCCTGCGCGAAGGCCGCCATGTACAGATTGCGGTTATAGAAGCTGCCGGCCTGGCCCTGCGTATAGCTCGAAGCTACGCCCAGCAGGAAATCGGCGAAATCCACACCCGTCTCCGTTCCGTTGAAGGCGAAGCTGCCGTTGAAGATGACGTCGGGATGAGTGTTGATCTGATCGATCTGCATCTCGCCGCCAAACTTCAGTCCGTGACGACCGACGATGCGCGAGAATTTGTCCATCGCTTCGTAGATGTTTTCAACCTGCACGAGAGCCGTGGTGTCCACACCGAGGGTGTAGTCATTGAAGGCGATATTTTCCACGCCTTCTGTCGAAGGCTGGAGCGGAACGATGCCGCTGAAGCCCTGTGCGGCAAGCGACGGGCCGACGCCGCCGCGCGGCTGGCCCACGGAGTTCGCATTACGCATGAAGCTCAGTTGCGCCTCGTTGAGCATTGAGGCGCCGAAGGTCGCCGTGTGCTGAACGGTAAAAAGCTGCGCCAGCCCATTCGAGGTCGCGTCGAAGCCCGGCACGCTGGCTCCGCCCGTTCCCGTGGGATACGGATTGTCGAGCGAGTAACTGTCGAGAAAATAGTAGCCCGTCAGCGTTCCGTGGCCGTGGCTCCAGTCGGCGCGCAAGCTGCCCTTGTTGTCCTCAAGTGTCTCGGCAGCGCTCGCCGTCTCAAAGACCGCCGAGCCCGCATTCGGCGGCGGAATCGCGGCCAGCAAGGCTTTTGCCGGAGTCGACCAGATGGATTGCGGAATCCGACCGGTGGGAAAGACCTGCGCATACGGCTCGCCGGGCGTGACCGTCTCGCCCAGCAAGGACGAAAGATGCGCCGCCCAGGCGCTGCCGTTCACGCTGCCGGTGAGCGGCGCCTGGCTGAAGTCGCCGCGCCGTTCGGCTGCCGATGGCACGGAGATATCCCCCGTGTCGATCCCCTCGGTCAGCCGCGTGCCCTGGTAGTCGCCAAAGAGGGCCAGGTTTTTGTGAAACGGCGTGCCGCCCAGCGTCGCGCCAAACTGATTCTGCCGGTAGGCCGCGCGGAGCGAGGAAAAATAATTGCGCGCATCCAGATCCGTATTGCGCAGGAAATCAAAGGCGTCGCCATGCCACTGCGGGGTTCCGGATTTGGTGGTCACCATCACCTCGCCGCCGCTGGAGTTGCCGTACTCGGCGTCAAAGTTCGAGGTCAGCACGCGAAAACTTGCGATCGAATCGAGGTCGGGCATGATCGACGTCCCCATGTTCACGTCCTCTTCGGCATCGGCCCCGTTGACGCGAAAACCATTCGAGTCTTCCCGCTGGCCACTGATGGAGAGCGTGCCCGGATTGGCGTTGCCGGAGGGCGGCGTCGACGCCACGCCGGTCATAATCACCGCGCCCGGTTGCGCGGTGTTCACCGGCACAATTCCCGGCTCGACGGCCATCAAATCGGTAAAGTTGCGTCCGTTCAGCGGAACGGCCTCCATCTTCTTCGATTCGAGCGTCTCGCCGAGTTGTGTGCTGGTGGTCTCCGCCGTCAGAGCATCGGCCGTCACCTCAACCGTCTCCGCGCCGCCGCCAGCCACCAGCGTCACATCCAGATGGGCTTGGGGGGCGGCATCGCTGACGGCCGTCTCACCGCGATACGCCGCAAATCGGGCGGCCTTCACCGCGACATGGTAGACGCCGGCCAAAGGAACCGCGAGCTGGAAGCTGCCCTGCGCGTCGGTTGTCCCGATCAACGGAGCTGCGGTGCTGTCCGGTTGCAGCGTAACCTCCGCGCCGGG from Pseudacidobacterium ailaaui includes these protein-coding regions:
- a CDS encoding TonB-dependent receptor; this encodes MEVVHLKGHIFLVLFLFFFLGMTKMQAQRPRYTVAGVVHDTTGGRIPGAEVTLQPDSTAAPLIGTTDAQGSFQLAVPLAGVYHVAVKAARFAAYRGETAVSDAAPQAHLDVTLVAGGGAETVEVTADALTAETTSTQLGETLESKKMEAVPLNGRNFTDLMAVEPGIVPVNTAQPGAVIMTGVASTPPSGNANPGTLSISGQREDSNGFRVNGADAEEDVNMGTSIMPDLDSIASFRVLTSNFDAEYGNSSGGEVMVTTKSGTPQWHGDAFDFLRNTDLDARNYFSSLRAAYRQNQFGATLGGTPFHKNLALFGDYQGTRLTEGIDTGDISVPSAAERRGDFSQAPLTGSVNGSAWAAHLSSLLGETVTPGEPYAQVFPTGRIPQSIWSTPAKALLAAIPPPNAGSAVFETASAAETLEDNKGSLRADWSHGHGTLTGYYFLDSYSLDNPYPTGTGGASVPGFDATSNGLAQLFTVQHTATFGASMLNEAQLSFMRNANSVGQPRGGVGPSLAAQGFSGIVPLQPSTEGVENIAFNDYTLGVDTTALVQVENIYEAMDKFSRIVGRHGLKFGGEMQIDQINTHPDVIFNGSFAFNGTETGVDFADFLLGVASSYTQGQAGSFYNRNLYMAAFAQDSWRATDHLIVNYGVRWDRIRPWLEKYNQLQTLVAGEQSQVFPGAPRGLVFPGDPGIPRSLAPPRDNFSPRIGIAYSPAGAAGSNLLDKLLGNAGSTSLRLGYGLYYTAYEGLSAGIMSANPPYGYTYTSAAPPLFAEPFTVAATNASVVQPFPLQRVPFGASRAHPNASVDWSQFEPLVGIPAVAPNDVTPYAQHWMTSFERQLGAATLVTLSYTGASAHHLLVLEEANPANPALCLSLGSACGPFNEQLARTVFGPSFGSVELQRTIANSSYNALDATLNHRTHGFDLLASYTYAKSIDQSAGLPEPVNPVNPSLSRGLSAFDMRHNFVASFDYLFPVRSAKNPLHGVEFAGIARLTTGLPITLLNNNDTSLLGTIPNGINDNGVDTPNWSGQSLHIHTNPRGGVPVFDASQFGLPALGTMGNARRRFFSGPGMEDLDATLARRFFLGDDRSLELRAEAFNVLNHAQFFGPASVEGNISSGTFGQAVSAMPPRLMQIAARIRF